From the genome of Pirellulales bacterium:
GCCGTGCCAATTTTTGATCCGGTCGCGCAGATAATCCATCCGCCGCGAGATTTCGTCCAATTGCTTGACCAGCGGCTGCACGCGGCGGGTCCGCAGGCTTAATTCCTCGACCAGCGTCAGGGTTTTGCGGCGGCGGCGCAAAAACTGCTTGCGGGCTTCTTGTTTTTCCGCGCGGGAAGTGCTCTTGCGCAACTGCTTATTAAAGTCCTGGCGATTGGCCGCCAACAACTTTTTTAGCGTTTGCAGGTTGTGCGGCATGCGGGCCTGGATTTGTTCCTTGGTCAGTTGCTCGGTCAAGGAAACCTTAATCGTGCGGTCAAAGGGAAGCTTTCCCTGGTGGACTTTTTCCAGGGTCTCCACGGTCGCCAACAAGGCGTAATTGCACGACAGTACCGATCGGCGAAACCGCTTGCGGGTGACTTCGATCGTCTTGGCCAGGGAAATTTCTTGATCCCGCGTGAGCAGCGGGATGTCCGCCATCTGGGCCAGATACATGCGAATGGGATCATCGCCCGGTTTGGGACCTTTATCCCGGGGAAGGCGCGGCAGAGGTTCCATTTCCGCCACGGGGAGCGATTTTTGCGGCTGGGTGGGATCATCCGTGACCAGATTGATGCCCAACTCTTCCAGCGAAATCAGCAGATTGTCCAGCTTTTCGGGGGTGACGGCCTCGTCGGGCAGGTATTCGTTGACCTGATCATAGGTCAAAAAACCTTGTGCCTTGGCGCGGCCGATCAACGCCTGCAGATCATGATCCACATTGCTCATCACAAAACCCTCCTTGGTTGGTCGCCAGATGACTAACCGTGGTTAGCACGCCTGGCAAAAATTTGACCATGTTGCATCCTGACAACATGGGGTGGGCCTTTTATCCGGTAATGCACGGGAGCACCCGGACAAACGCCGCAACAATCCGTACTAACTGGTTCCTGGTTGGGTATAACCCCGTTTCACGCGTTCTTGCTCCAGCAAGTCGCGTAAAATCGCCAACTGTCCCTCTTCCTGGCCGGCATCCACTCGCAATTGCTGCTCCCGCGCTCGTTGGGCCGCGTCAATGCGGTCTTGTTCAAAGCGGGACAACACCGCGTATAACCGCTGCTCGTGCGGCAGCGTCGCCCTGCGGCTTTGGGAACGTTCATCCAGATCGATCAGCAGATTCTTTAACCGCTCATCCCGGCAGGAAGAAAGCAATTGGCCAAAGTCGGGCGTTAAACCGGCGGCAAACGCCTGGAGCAGCAGGCCATAAACCTCGCGCGAGGTGGGATTGCCCAGTTCGGACAAACCGACATGCCGGGCCGCCAGTTCCAGGGCCGCTGGTTTTTCCAGCAATAATTCCAAAAACTCTAGGTCGCGCGACAACCACTCCCGCAGGGGGACCAGGGGGGATGTGTCGAGGAGCGCGGTATTTTGCGGGTCGAGGGTTGCGGAGGGAGTCGCCGTCGGATTTTTTGACGCATGTTGGCGGCGCAACTGTTGCAACCGATCGCGCAACTGCTCATCATGCACGCCAAAAGTCTTGGACAATTGGGTCAAAATCGCCGCTTCCCGCAGGGCGTTATCCTTGTGCAGGGCGTTAAGTCCCGGCGCGCGGGCAATCACCGACAGCAACTTTTCCACCGCCGCCGTGGCGCCGTGAATATCATTTTGCCAGTCAATTCCCGCGGTAAATTGTCGCAAGGCGTGTTCAAACGCATCAGGCGCGGACTGCAAGGCCGTGGCAAACGCATTGGCCCCATGCTCGATCAAAAAGTCGCACGGGTCTTGTTGATTGGGCAGGGTCAACACCCGCAAATCGATCGGTTCGCTGATAAACAGCTCCAGCACCTCATTGGTCCGCTTTTGACCGGCGGCGTCTCCATCCAGCATGAGCACCACCCGCTCGCAGTACCGCCGCAACAACCGCAAGTGATCCGCCCCCAAGGCCGTCCCCAGGACCGCCACGCAATTTTCGATGCCAAACTGCCACGCCATCAGACAGTCGGTATAACCCTCCATCACAATCGCCGTGCCGGTCTTGGTAATGGCGTCCTTGGCCACATCCAGCCCGTACAACGTCTTATGTTTGGAGAATAACGCCGTCTCGCGGGTGTTGATGTATTTACCCCCGGCCTTTTCCGCAAATTGTGGCAAGACCCGCCCCCCAAAGGCGATCGTCCGTCCCTGCGCGTCATGAATGGGAAACAACACCCGCCCGCGAAAAAAATCGTAGTGCCCGTGGGAGCCTTCGCGACGATTGGCCAGCCCGGTTTTTTCCAGCATCTCCGCCGACCAGCCGCTCCGTTCGGCACGTTTGATCAGCCAATCCCAACTGTCGGGAGAGTACCCCAGGTGAAACTTTTCC
Proteins encoded in this window:
- the dnaG gene encoding DNA primase, yielding MLPLDAKDQIRQAIDIVDLVGSYLPLRREGRGFKALCPWHNDSRPSLQVNPTRQSFKCWVCDIGGDIFSFVMRIENLEFREALELLAERAGVKLDNRPGPANPDDSRKRWLQLMAWAEDQFHRFLQDTAEGETARHYLDERGLTEQTVEKFHLGYSPDSWDWLIKRAERSGWSAEMLEKTGLANRREGSHGHYDFFRGRVLFPIHDAQGRTIAFGGRVLPQFAEKAGGKYINTRETALFSKHKTLYGLDVAKDAITKTGTAIVMEGYTDCLMAWQFGIENCVAVLGTALGADHLRLLRRYCERVVLMLDGDAAGQKRTNEVLELFISEPIDLRVLTLPNQQDPCDFLIEHGANAFATALQSAPDAFEHALRQFTAGIDWQNDIHGATAAVEKLLSVIARAPGLNALHKDNALREAAILTQLSKTFGVHDEQLRDRLQQLRRQHASKNPTATPSATLDPQNTALLDTSPLVPLREWLSRDLEFLELLLEKPAALELAARHVGLSELGNPTSREVYGLLLQAFAAGLTPDFGQLLSSCRDERLKNLLIDLDERSQSRRATLPHEQRLYAVLSRFEQDRIDAAQRAREQQLRVDAGQEEGQLAILRDLLEQERVKRGYTQPGTS